A genomic segment from Lates calcarifer isolate ASB-BC8 linkage group LG13, TLL_Latcal_v3, whole genome shotgun sequence encodes:
- the shoc1 gene encoding LOW QUALITY PROTEIN: protein shortage in chiasmata 1 ortholog (The sequence of the model RefSeq protein was modified relative to this genomic sequence to represent the inferred CDS: deleted 1 base in 1 codon), protein MSENDSSLPPQIFSAIRYKALDYVFETTTSFKVMMNLLALPTPYFTGTGDLYPHSGTLPEVTYRMPWIRGKVISTCKLFVSGSVLDDLGGKKQTVHSPERFSVTLSEVNRDVVPSSNPDSLTDLDQDEDVCILKESQINDPCQESFVKWTTDQMKPANENKDLLLPEELMAVDYLPRLKRHLPTLKAKLSRLRTLPVSDPLLSSRGETISEDAIFSLSSSYEKTPDMCDVQTRADLHEEFLKESLMKEESLLLPDVVDTLKLTTENCTTFSSICGQMNVAPEQLDEQPPLLDVLHQASRSGASVSVDISEFDLPEEPSEECKMNEDLRDSDSIGRMVLPTEMELDLTLTPTPQTRHPHLCLSTSELEEEEFSPVCRQSLVSARAHREMAVALWKAEKHPTFVVGFLLAEPETYEPAIDFQPLSEATKLVRSEKQSFIGVSRELQSQMMAETPQVYLCSSHEFTESMRSGFPSTEVEKIEDFKKLSPEHETFTVESILRNPRNETQSYNPRKPETAVFHAEAAADDLHLQKEILAHTSQKTFLSHTGNTTNKEEQTATVIFSKPAAVTANTRDDIYKVRFSEVTGLSSARKNDTNRDNWKAKQSTHTPEQTESSTLKIRDNHSGLLVTRRPPEKDLDPLSTFMILRSQQTAPVTAAPQGSARSPAPKVEQKTPLYELQPPPEQIQRSDRRPAYMSGAASGNATREQEAVSQSTGQLLSRPVSQSDPQERRDSRVIQVQATDSQQHAYSELLAFAQPWLNSARQLGLNFPVWGDFRCLAPDQTHFLLKQQEKALCRMRAQSTESVKDQELLFHQAALIHVLVTFKELLLKCDLSTALEYLSKAAEACSEQCLEQLVKRLQIILFLSHKNQESNHKLQQLQQLLAAWMHSSKEQNNMERILVITSVDSDDSRSIIINGLRQVAGAAVTAVCPEENKTKLNGASVVSSVCDSVCVVVYEQHIGPDFPWNSFCLVVEYDHPGQSPWSTVCRERSISHLAFSTSISNTEREEASWCLEDNVPYVLFVTEGLLNCPLLLQTLESGFNMTVLERSHCPSLQMLGGAHHYTVITVDESTGIIIQEQEELHQERASERLVMRLTALSLQYSCCWLILHCPDIQGGGFSSEAFGNLVLVYSSLVLFGTKSKDLNVKVLIVPDVLEIAKWISQICFHSLMSSDRDPLSYLDRDWLMVMPSQEENCLLQFPCINPLVSQLMLRRATSFQWLLEASLSQLKDLLPEVPHKVLKLFSDTTSLYTRTADPNQPESQTIVTETNQQTSPHPLTNPHPELLSVDHNTSLLFGAESAEGSFCEPDPVSTVEDGNTDFRLDLSCSFGSQDVYLQRSWASGDPWREEVKSSGWRSRAGAAGRVVGRVNDEWTLRPPPNLNNYTNYLHTANDSPLKLDSTFRYSPVLQQLPDVTSQMCTNSSVCSDFQHPSSRHITCSLSPPTGVTLWGRGQSSRTKVSPMYGSKCWIGRERKRSGEAAGLVGTVLTPLKKGRLSYERVPGRSDGQTRLKLF, encoded by the exons AT GTCTGAAAACGACAGCAGTTTACCTCCTCAAATTTTCTCTGCTATCAGATATAAAGCTCTCGACTATGTGTTTGAG ACAACCACCAGCTTCAAAGTCATGATGAACTTACTGGCACTGCCAACACCTTACTTCACTGGAACTGGTGACCTCTATCCTCACAGTGGCACCCTGCCTGAAGTCACCTACAGGATGCCGTGGATCAGAG GAAAGGTGATCTCTACCTGCAAACTCTTTGTCAGTGGTTCTGTGCTTGACGAtctgggaggaaaaaaacaaacagttcatTCACCAGAAAG ATTTAGTGTGACTCTGAGTGAGGTGAACAGGGATGTGGTACCCAGCTCTAATCCTGACTCACTGACAGATCTAGACCAGGACGAGGATGTCTGCATTTTAAAAGAGTCACAGATCAATGATCCATGTCAGGAATCTTTTGTCAAGTGGACAACTGACCAGATGAAACCTGCAAATGAGAACAAAG ATCTCCTCCTGCCAGAGGAGCTCATGGCAGTTGATTACCTGCCACGTTTGAAGAGACATTTACCCACATTGAAAGCTAAACTGTCCAGACTGAGAACGCTTCCTGTGTCCGACCCTCTGCTGAGCTCAAGAGGAGAAACCATATCTGAGGATGCCATATTCAG TCTCAGTTCATCTTATGAAAAAACTCCTGACATGTGTGATGTTCAGACACGTGCAGACCTACATGAGGAGTTTCTTAAAGAGTCACTCATGAAGGAAgag TCTCTGCTGTTACCTGATGTAGTGGATACTTTAAAACTGACCACAGAAAACTGCACCACCTTCTCAAGCATCTGTGGTCAGATGAATGTTGCTCCTGAACAGCTAGATGAGCAGCCTCCATTGCTGGATGTGCTTCATCAAG CTTCCCGTTCAGGTGCATCAGTATCAGTGGACATTTCTGAGTTTGATTTACCAGAGGAGCCCAGTGAAGAATGCAAAATGAATGAAGACCTGAGAGACTCAGACTCCATAG GACGTATGGTGCTTCCAACTGAGATGGAGCTGGACTTAACTCTGACCCCGACTCCACAGACCAGACACccacatctctgtctgtccacctctgaactggaggaggaagaattTTCACCGGTCTGCAGACA ATCTTTGGTGTCAGCGAGAGCTCACAGAGAGATGGCGGTGGCACTTTGGAAAGCAGAGAAGCACCCGACCTTTGTGGTGGGTTTTCTGTTGGCAG AGCCTGAAACATATGAACCAGCAATCGACTTCCAGCCTCTGTCTGAAGCTACGAAACTTGTTCGATCAGAGAAACAAAGCTTTATCGGTGTTAGCAGGGAACTACAGTCACAGATGATGGCTGAAACCCCACAGGTGTATTTGTGCAGCAGCCATGAGTTCACAGAGAGCATGAGGTCTGGGTTTCCCTCCACTGAGGTGGAAAAGATAGAAGACTTTAAAAAACTGTCACCTGAACATGAGACAT TCACAGTTGAATCTATCCTGAGGAATCCCAGAAATGAAACTCAGTCATATAACCCGAGGAAACCTgaaactgctgtttttcatgctgaagctgctgcagatgacCTCCATCTCCAAAAAGAAATCCTCGCCCACACGTCTCAGAAAACCTTCCTGTCGCACACCGGCAACACAACCAATAAGGAGGAACAAACTGCGACAGTAATATTTTcaaaacctgctgctgtcaccGCCAACACCAGAGATGACATATACAAGGTGAGGTTCTCAGAAGTTACAGGTTTGTCTTCTGCTCGTAAGAAcgacacaaacagagacaactGGAAGGCCAAGCAGAGCACCCACACTCCTGAGCAGACTGAGTCCTCCACACTGAAGATCAGAGACAATCACAGTGGTCTGCTGGTTACCAGACGTCCACCAGAGAAGGACCTCGACCCTCTGTCCACCTTCATGATACTGAGATCTCAGCAGACAGCTCCAGTGACTGCAGCACCTCAGGGCTCAGCCAGGTCTCCAG cacCAAAGGTGGAGCAGAAAACTCCACTATATGAACTGCAGCCTCCTCCAGAGCAGATACAAAGATCAGACAGAAGACCAGCGTATATGAGCGGTGCTGCGTCAGGAAATGCTACCAGAGAGCAGgaagcagtcagtcagtcaacaggTCAACTCCTCAGTCgtccagtcagtcagtcggACCCTCAGGAGAGACGGGACAGCAGAGTAATACAGGTCCAAGCTACAG ACAGCCAGCAGCATGCCTACTCTGAGCTGCTGGCCTTTGCTCAGCCTTGGTTGAACTCTGCCAGACAGCTGGGGCTCAACTTCCCGGTGTGGGGAGACTTCAGATGCCTGGCCCCCGACCAAACACACTTCCTCCTCAAACAGCAGGAGAAGGCGCTCTGCAGGATGCgagcacagagcacagagtCGGTCAAAG ATCAGGAGCTGCTTTTCCACCAGGCAGCTCTGATTCATGTGCTGGTGACGTTCAAGGAGCTGCTGTTGAAGTGCGACCTCAGTACGGCACTCG AGTACCTGAGTAAGGCAGCTGAGGCGTGTTCGGAGCAGTGTCTGGAACAGCTGGTGAAGAGGCTGCAGatcatcctcttcctcagtcACAAGAACCAGGAGTCAAACCAcaagctgcagcagctacagcagctgctggctgCATGGATGCACAGCAGCAAAGAGCAGAACAACATGGAGAGA aTTCTCGTCATAACATCAGTCGACTCTGACGACAGCAGATCTATAATCATCAACGGTTTGAGGCAAGTGGCTG GTGCAGCTGTAACTGCAGTTTGTCCTGAGGAGAACAAGACCAAACTGAATGGAGCCAGTGTGGTCAGCAG tgtgtgtgatagtgtgtgtgtggtggtgtatGAGCAGCATATAGGCCCCGACTTCCCCTGGAACAGTTTCTGTCTGGTGGTGGAGTACGACCATCCGGGCCAATCGCCATGGTCCACggtctgcagagagaggagcatcAGTCACCTCGCCTTCAGCACCAGCATCTCCAACACTG agagggaggaggcgtCTTGGTGCCTCGAAGATAACGTGCCTTATGTGTTGTTTGTGACCGAGGGGCTACTTAACTGTCCACTCCTGCTACAGACACTTGAGTCTGG GTTTAATATGACTGTGCTGGAGAGGAGCCACTGTCCGTCCTTGCAGATGCTCGGAGGGGCCCATCACTACACTGTGATCACAGTGGATGAAAGCACCGGCATCATCATTCAG GAGCAGGAGGAACTGCATCAGGAACGAGCCAGTGAGAGA TTGGTGATGAGGCTGACAGCGCTCTCTCTCCAGTACAGCTGCTGTTGGCTCATCCTGCACTGCCCAGACATCCAGGGAGGAGG ATTTTCCAGCGAGGCCTTCGGTAACTTGGTGTTGGTTTATTCATCTCTGGTCCTGTTTGGGACAAAGTCCAAGGATCTAAATGTCAAG GTGCTGATAGTGCCAGATGTGTTGGAAATTGCCAAGTGGATCAGTCAGATCTGTTTCCACAGCCTGATGTCCAGTGACAGGGATCCTCTCAGCTACCTGGACAGAGACTGGCTCATGGTGATGCCTTCACAG GAGGAAAACTGTCTGTTGCAGTTCCCATGTATAAACCCTCTGGTCAGTCAGCTCATGCTGAGGAGAGCAACGTCCTTCCAGTGGCTCCTGGAGgcctctctgtctcagctgaaAGACCTCCTCCCTGAGGTGCCACATAAAGTCCTCAAG CTGTTCAGTGACACCACCTCCCTGTACACACGGACTGCAGACCCCAACCAGCCAGAGTCTCAGACAATCGTCACTGAGACAAATCAACAAACCTCTCCCCATCCACTCACCAACCCACATCCAGAGTTACTCTCTGTCGACCATAACACCAGCCTCTTGTTTGGGGCTGAGAGTGCAGAGGGCAGCTTCTGTGAACCAGACCCAGTCTCGACGGTGGAGGATGGAAACACAGATTTCAGACTTGACCTGAGTTGTTCCTTTGGCAGCCAAGATGTTTACTTGCAGAGGAGCTGGGCAAGCGGTGATCCttggagagaggaggtgaagtcTTCTGGGTGGAGAAGCAGAGCCGGAGCTGCCGGGAGAGTTGTTGGGAGAGTAAACGATGAGTGGACACTTAGACCTCCGCCAAATCTCAACAACTACACCAACTACCTACATACAGCTAATGACAGTCCTCTCAAACTGGACTCCACGTTCAGGTACAGCCccgtcctgcagcagctgcctgaTGTCACCAGTCAAATGTGTACAAACTCTTCAGTCTGCAGTGACTTCCAGCATCCCAGCAGCCGTCATATAACCTGCAGTCTGAGCCCTCCGACAGGGGTCACGCTGTGGGGTAGAGGTCAAAGTAGCCGAACAAAAGTTTCACCCATGTACGGCTCCAAATGCTGGATAGGacgagagaggaagaggagtggagAGGCTGCAGGCTTGGTTGGAACAG tgttgaCACCACTGAAGAAGGGGAGGCTGAGCTACGAGAGGGTTCCCGGCAGAAGTGACGGACAGACGAGGCTCAAATTATTTTAG